GGCCTTCGTGTTTTAGCAGCTCTTTGAGACGGGCGGAATAGTTGGGCTCGGTCAGCAGGCAGCCCCCGGCCGGCTGGGGGTAATCCCTGATCCCGAAACTTTTGGCCAGATTCTCCTGCCGCTTGCGGCCCCGGCCGGAGAAATCGTAGAGCTTGTCCCGGTCCACCCAGCCCTTCCGCTCCGGTTTGGTTGGCGCCAGCAGTTTGGCGGACAGGGGACGGAGGATCAGGTCGCGGTCGGCGGATAATTTTAGGACGGCATTCAAGCCCCCTTTAGTCTGCGACATGGGCCTTTCTCCCAGCACTTCTCCGGTGACCAGGAATGAGGCTTCGTTTTTCTCCAACAGGCCGTGGGCGGTCCTCAGCATCAGCCCGTGGCAGTCAATGCAGGGATTCATGTTGCCGCCGAATCCGTAACGGGGGTTTTTCATCATCACGAAATATTCATCGGTAAAATCGTGTTCCACCAGGTTTATTCCCAACTGGGCTGCAGCTTT
The sequence above is a segment of the candidate division TA06 bacterium genome. Coding sequences within it:
- a CDS encoding tRNA 4-thiouridine(8) synthase ThiI, yielding KAAAQLGINLVEHDFTDEYFVMMKNPRYGFGGNMNPCIDCHGLMLRTAHGLLEKNEASFLVTGEVLGERPMSQTKGGLNAVLKLSADRDLILRPLSAKLLAPTKPERKGWVDRDKLYDFSGRGRKRQENLAKSFGIRDYPQPAGGCLLTEPNYSARLKELLKHEGLVKRDVELLAAGRHFRLAPNLKLAVGRNKADNETLLKMAGEGDLIIRPDHQTKGPVGLLRGSYDEHGLDLALQIVARYCDVKIDKCDVKIDKKLALNIYSGNNQAKTLETVKPAEQEVNGYMI